A stretch of Spirosoma oryzicola DNA encodes these proteins:
- the truA gene encoding tRNA pseudouridine(38-40) synthase TruA: protein MRYFLELAYRGTTYHGWQRQPNGLSVQEVLETALTTVFRQPIAIVGSGRTDTGVHAGQQFAHFEIEGSLPKNLLRSLNSLIPNDVAVYDCFPVRADDHARYTATYRYYQYSIIRRKDPFRDGLAYVFTLPLDIDRMNQAAERLLHHTDFESFSKVKTDVKTFNCQIDFAYWIADAAGNLTFHIKANRFLRGMVRAIVGTLLDVGQGRLSVAGFEAIILDRDRKRAGRAAPADGLSLVEVGYPAEVFGQRTILLANTIV, encoded by the coding sequence ATGCGTTATTTTCTCGAATTAGCTTATCGGGGTACAACATACCACGGCTGGCAACGCCAACCAAACGGCTTAAGCGTACAGGAAGTACTGGAGACAGCTCTGACCACCGTTTTTCGGCAGCCGATCGCTATCGTGGGCAGTGGCCGGACCGATACCGGCGTTCATGCGGGCCAGCAGTTTGCCCACTTCGAAATAGAGGGTTCGTTGCCCAAGAATTTGCTCCGCTCACTGAATAGCCTCATCCCGAATGACGTCGCCGTCTATGACTGCTTCCCGGTTCGGGCCGACGATCATGCCCGGTATACGGCTACCTATCGGTATTATCAATATTCAATTATTCGCCGTAAAGACCCTTTTCGGGACGGTTTAGCCTATGTTTTTACCTTACCGCTTGACATTGACCGAATGAATCAGGCGGCCGAACGGCTCCTGCACCACACTGACTTCGAAAGTTTTAGTAAAGTAAAAACAGACGTTAAAACATTTAACTGTCAAATTGACTTTGCTTATTGGATCGCTGATGCAGCCGGGAATCTAACGTTTCATATCAAAGCAAACCGGTTTTTGCGGGGTATGGTCCGAGCAATTGTCGGTACACTGCTGGACGTGGGACAAGGCCGACTCAGCGTTGCCGGTTTCGAGGCAATCATTCTCGACAGAGATCGTAAGAGAGCCGGACGCGCGGCTCCCGCTGATGGCTTGTCATTAGTCGAAGTCGGGTATCCAGCCGAAGTGTTTGGTCAGCGAACAATCCTCTTGGCTAATACCATTGTTTAA
- a CDS encoding nucleotidyltransferase family protein, with amino-acid sequence MGGEPKQLLTYKGQSLIRRITDTALALQKGPVVVVLGANRERIVPELAGLPVTIVDNAAWQTGMASSLKTGLAALYLTNKSIKAVMVLLTDQPLVSVGLLQYMLERYTAENKGIVACRYDDQLGVPALFDRRYIEQMLKLEGDKGAKWVIIKHRQDCVEVPFEAGAIDLDSKRDVELFSLAQSGLTQ; translated from the coding sequence ATGGGTGGCGAGCCAAAGCAGTTGTTAACCTACAAAGGTCAATCGCTTATTCGCCGGATTACGGACACCGCGCTGGCCCTGCAAAAGGGACCGGTCGTTGTTGTTCTCGGTGCCAACCGCGAACGCATTGTGCCCGAACTGGCGGGCCTTCCCGTAACGATTGTCGATAATGCAGCCTGGCAAACGGGTATGGCCTCGTCGCTCAAAACCGGGCTGGCGGCCCTTTATTTAACGAATAAATCCATCAAGGCTGTCATGGTGCTGCTGACCGATCAGCCGCTCGTATCGGTTGGACTGCTGCAATACATGCTCGAACGCTATACCGCCGAAAACAAAGGGATCGTAGCCTGCCGTTACGATGATCAGCTAGGAGTCCCGGCACTCTTCGACCGGCGTTACATCGAGCAAATGCTGAAACTGGAAGGCGACAAGGGAGCCAAATGGGTGATTATCAAACACCGCCAGGATTGCGTCGAAGTGCCGTTTGAAGCGGGCGCTATCGACCTGGATTCCAAACGCGATGTCGAACTGTTCAGCTTAGCTCAGTCGGGCCTTACGCAGTAG
- a CDS encoding glycoside hydrolase family 65 protein, whose translation MKNYITQDPWCIIEDGFHHQYNEISESVMSLGNGRFGQRGNFEEKFTGRTLQGNYVAGVYYPDKTRVGWWKNGYPEYFAKVLNAANWIGIDIDIEYESLDLNQCEVRNFRRVLNMQEGYLERSFVAVLKSGKELQVNSKRFCSIVDDEAGAIRYAIKPLNFDAKITLTPYLDGAIRNRDANYDETFWDEVRKETGYGEAFIELRTRKTGFHVATGMCVEIEQDGVKVDYQSQPIKHEKYVANRMTLDCRQGQETVIYKYAVNLSSLNYDPDTITKEAHYSLQRISRKGFDKMLFEQMQAWADKWKTNDIIIDGDVAAQQGIRFNIFQLNQTYTGEDERLNIGPKGFTGEKYGGSTYWDTEAYCLPFYLSTADQKVAKNLLVYRFKQLGKAVENAKKLGFRAGAALYPMVTMNGEESHNEWEITFEEIHRNGAIAYAIYDYVRYTGDKQYLVDYGLEVLIAISRFWSQRVNWSQAKQQYVMLGVTGPNEYENNVNNNWYTSYIAAWTLRYTIQAVEIVKSLDAEKYAELIDRIHFREEKEMATVRQIIDKIYLPQDDERGIFLQQEGFLDKDLMPVSDIPKGQRPINQHWSWDRILRSCFIKQADVLQGLYFFEDEFDTDTIQRNFAFYEPMTVHESSLSPCVHSILASRLGMRDKAYEMYLRTARLDLDDYNNDTEDGCHITSMAGTWLAVVKGFGGLRVENDRLVLNPYCPDQWQSLAFKIRFRGALLQITTTQSDVTVQNFSAQPVLLQVHGDETLLKGQSKHTVKTSVDA comes from the coding sequence ATGAAAAATTACATTACTCAAGACCCTTGGTGTATTATCGAAGATGGGTTTCACCATCAGTACAACGAAATCAGTGAAAGTGTAATGTCCCTGGGTAACGGTCGCTTTGGCCAGCGGGGCAATTTTGAAGAGAAATTTACGGGTCGAACGCTTCAGGGAAATTATGTAGCGGGCGTTTATTATCCCGACAAGACCCGCGTCGGCTGGTGGAAAAATGGCTATCCCGAGTACTTCGCAAAAGTGCTCAATGCCGCCAACTGGATTGGTATCGATATCGATATTGAATACGAATCCCTTGATCTTAACCAGTGTGAGGTTCGTAACTTTCGGCGGGTGTTAAACATGCAGGAAGGCTACCTCGAACGTTCTTTCGTGGCCGTCCTCAAAAGTGGCAAAGAATTACAGGTCAACTCAAAACGATTCTGCTCGATTGTTGACGACGAAGCCGGGGCGATTCGCTACGCCATCAAACCGCTCAACTTCGACGCTAAGATTACGCTTACTCCTTACCTCGACGGTGCCATTCGCAACCGGGATGCCAACTACGACGAAACGTTCTGGGATGAAGTGCGCAAAGAAACGGGTTATGGCGAAGCGTTCATCGAGTTGCGGACCCGTAAAACCGGCTTTCACGTAGCGACTGGCATGTGCGTTGAGATCGAGCAGGACGGCGTCAAGGTAGATTACCAGTCGCAGCCGATCAAGCACGAGAAATACGTTGCCAATCGCATGACGCTCGATTGTCGGCAAGGCCAGGAGACGGTAATTTACAAGTACGCCGTCAACCTGTCGTCCCTGAACTACGATCCGGACACGATTACCAAAGAAGCGCACTACAGCCTGCAACGGATTAGCCGAAAAGGGTTTGACAAGATGCTATTCGAGCAGATGCAGGCATGGGCAGACAAATGGAAAACAAACGACATCATTATTGACGGTGATGTTGCCGCTCAGCAAGGCATCCGGTTTAATATTTTCCAGCTCAATCAGACCTATACGGGCGAAGATGAACGGCTGAATATTGGTCCCAAAGGCTTTACGGGCGAGAAGTACGGTGGCTCAACCTACTGGGATACCGAAGCGTATTGCTTACCGTTCTACCTGTCGACGGCGGATCAGAAAGTGGCCAAGAACCTGCTGGTCTACCGGTTCAAACAGTTGGGTAAAGCCGTTGAGAATGCAAAGAAGTTAGGCTTCCGGGCAGGAGCCGCGCTGTACCCGATGGTAACCATGAATGGCGAAGAAAGCCATAACGAGTGGGAGATCACCTTTGAAGAAATTCACCGGAACGGAGCTATCGCGTATGCTATCTACGATTACGTACGCTACACAGGCGACAAGCAGTATCTTGTTGATTACGGCCTCGAAGTGCTTATTGCCATCAGCCGTTTCTGGAGCCAGCGCGTCAACTGGTCGCAGGCGAAACAGCAGTATGTTATGCTGGGCGTGACAGGTCCCAACGAATACGAAAACAACGTCAACAACAACTGGTATACGAGTTATATCGCAGCCTGGACCCTACGGTACACCATTCAGGCCGTCGAGATCGTCAAATCACTGGACGCTGAAAAGTACGCTGAACTGATTGATCGGATTCATTTCCGGGAAGAGAAAGAAATGGCAACCGTCCGGCAGATCATCGACAAGATTTACTTGCCACAAGACGATGAACGCGGCATTTTTCTGCAACAGGAAGGCTTTCTGGACAAAGATTTAATGCCCGTTTCTGATATTCCGAAAGGACAACGGCCTATTAATCAGCACTGGTCGTGGGATCGGATTCTGCGTTCGTGCTTTATCAAGCAAGCTGACGTTCTTCAGGGGCTGTATTTCTTCGAAGACGAATTCGACACCGATACGATCCAGCGTAATTTTGCGTTTTACGAGCCGATGACCGTTCACGAATCATCACTCTCGCCCTGTGTACACAGCATTCTGGCATCGAGATTAGGCATGCGCGACAAAGCGTACGAAATGTACCTGCGCACCGCCCGACTCGACCTTGACGATTATAACAACGACACCGAAGACGGTTGCCACATCACAAGTATGGCCGGTACCTGGCTCGCTGTCGTAAAAGGGTTTGGCGGCCTGCGCGTAGAAAACGACCGACTGGTGCTGAATCCGTACTGCCCCGACCAGTGGCAGTCGCTGGCCTTTAAAATCAGGTTCCGGGGGGCGTTACTTCAAATCACCACGACACAGTCGGACGTAACGGTTCAAAACTTTTCGGCACAACCCGTATTGCTTCAGGTACACGGCGACGAGACGCTCCTTAAAGGACAAAGTAAGCACACCGTCAAAACGTCAGTTGACGCATAG
- a CDS encoding class I SAM-dependent methyltransferase, giving the protein MKKIPRSNVGFDWVAPIYDQLASAVFGKKLQKAQLTFLTDIPEAASILLVGGGTGWLLEQILVQCKPRRVLYLEASAKMVALASRRMAQKSLPGTVEFRVDDQLSLHPDEQFDVVITPFLLDLFTEKTVQSWLIPRLRHALRPNGRWLITDFVQTRVWWQIVLLWTMIHFFRLAANIQTKQLVDWPRLLAEGGLSLEKRQTHVAGMVVADVWRITA; this is encoded by the coding sequence ATGAAGAAAATCCCCAGATCCAACGTTGGTTTTGATTGGGTTGCCCCCATCTACGATCAATTAGCCTCCGCTGTTTTTGGCAAGAAGCTGCAAAAGGCTCAACTAACGTTCCTGACCGACATTCCTGAAGCGGCATCGATTCTTTTGGTTGGGGGTGGTACGGGCTGGTTACTCGAGCAGATCCTGGTTCAGTGTAAGCCCAGGCGAGTTCTTTACTTGGAAGCATCGGCAAAAATGGTCGCCCTCGCGAGTCGGCGAATGGCGCAGAAATCCCTGCCGGGTACGGTCGAATTCCGGGTCGATGATCAGCTAAGTCTGCACCCGGACGAACAGTTTGACGTGGTTATCACGCCCTTTTTGCTCGATCTGTTTACCGAAAAAACAGTGCAGTCGTGGTTAATTCCTCGCCTGCGTCATGCGCTTCGACCCAACGGGCGCTGGCTTATTACGGATTTTGTGCAAACCCGCGTTTGGTGGCAGATCGTGTTATTATGGACGATGATCCACTTTTTCCGGCTTGCGGCAAACATTCAAACAAAACAATTAGTGGATTGGCCGCGGCTTCTGGCCGAAGGCGGATTGTCGCTCGAAAAGCGCCAGACACACGTAGCAGGTATGGTTGTCGCTGATGTCTGGAGAATTACGGCTTGA